From Tripterygium wilfordii isolate XIE 37 chromosome 16, ASM1340144v1, whole genome shotgun sequence, one genomic window encodes:
- the LOC119981413 gene encoding aspartyl protease APCB1 → MESDQSRQQVYVVITLPPSDDPSFGKTVTIHTYNDDSGSGFPQTQQTHHQQEPNTPNQTPFHPPLSSSSQIQLSPRRLFLGTPKKLMGGFLGISLLALMIYSSLFQNASQELRDSSEDDEKPLSFIFPLYHKMGIGENLQKDLELKLGRFIDVDKENLVASVNEQIGTHKGKKLVSSKAAAAGSSTISPISGNVFPDGLYFTYMHVGSPPRPYFLDIDTGSDLTWIQCDAPCTSCAKGPNALYKPTKRNIVPYKDALCLQLNENGRYCGTCQQCDYEIEYADHSSSMGVLARDEVHLKIANGSSTKLDAVFGCAYDQQGQLLNTLSKTDGILGLSRAKVSLPSQFASRGIIKNVVGHCLTTDAAGGGYMFLGDDFVPQWGMAWVPMLNSPSMDLYHSEIVKLHYGNSLLSLGGQDSRVGRIVFDSGSSYTYFTKQAYSELVASLKDITTLELIQDTSDATLPICWRANFPVRAVKDISPFFKTLSLQIGSKWWIISKKFQIRPEGYLIISNRGNVCLGILDGSEVHDGATFILGDISLRGKLVVYDNENQKIGWAPSDCATPRRYESLPSVEG, encoded by the exons ATGGAGTCTGATCAGTCACGACAACAAGTTTATGTTGTAATCACTCTGCCACCATCAGATGATCCTTCTTTTGGTAAAACCGtcactatacatacatacaatgATGATTCTGGTTCTGGTTTCCCACAAACTCAACAAACCCATCATCAACAAGAACCCAATACCCCAAATCAAACACCTTTTCATCCACCACTATCATCAAGCTCTCAAATCCAGTTATCACCCAGAAGACTCTTTTTGGGAACCCCTAAAAAGCTAATGGGTGGGTTTCTGGGTATTTCTCTTTTGGCTCTCATGATCTACAGCTCTTTGTTTCAAAATGCCTCTCAAGAATTAAGGGATTCTAGTGAAGATGATGAAAAACCCTTGTCTTTTATCTTTCCTTTGTACCACAAGATGGGTATTGGAGAGAATTTACAGAAGGATTTGGAGCTGAAATTGGGCAGGTTTATTGATGTGGATAAGGAAAATTTGGTGGCATCAGTCAATGAACAAATTGGAACCCACAAGGGCAAAAAATTGGTTTCCTCTaaagctgctgctgctggttCATCCACTATTTCTCCTATTAGTGGCAACGTGTTTCCAGATGG GTTGTACTTCACTTACATGCATGTTGGTAGCCCCCCTAGACCTTATTTTCTTGATATTGATACTGGAAGTGACTTAACATGGATCCAATGCGATGCACCTTGCACTAGCTGCGCCAAG GGACCGAATGCTCTGTACAAGCCGACAAAAAGAAACATAGTACCTTACAAGGATGCATTGTGTCTCCAACTCAATGAAAATGGCAGATATTGTGGAACTTGCCAACAGTGTGACTATGAAATTGAATATGCAGATCATAGCTCCTCCATGGGTGTTCTTGCTAGAGATGAGGTTCATCTTAAGATTGCAAACGGATCATCGACCAAATTAGATGCTGTTTTTGG ATGTGCTTATGATCAGCAAGGCCAACTGTTGAACACTCTCTCAAAAACGGATGGAATCCTCGGACTTAGCAGGGCCAAAGTTAGCCTACCTTCTCAGTTTGCTAGCCGTGGGATCATTAAAAACGTGGTAGGTCATTGCCTTACAACTGATGCGGCTGGTGGTGGATATATGTTTTTGGGTGATGATTTTGTACCACAGTGGGGTATGGCTTGGGTCCCTATGCTTAACAGCCCTAGCAT GGATCTTTATCACTCTGAGATAGTAAAATTGCATTATGGGAATAGCCTGCTCAGTTTGGGTGGGCAGGACAGCAGAGTAGGGCGAATAGTGTTTGATAGTGGCAGTTCTTATACCTACTTCACAAAACAAGCGTATTCTGAATTAGTTGCTTCG CTGAAAGACATTACAACTCTGGAACTCATCCAAGATACATCGGATGCAACATTGCCGATATGCTGGCGAGCTAACTTCCCTGTCAG AGCAGTTAAGGACATTAGTCCGTTCTTCAAAACTTTATCCTTGCAAATTGGGAGCAAATGGTGGATAATCTCCAAAAAGTTTCAGATCCGTCCAGAGGGCTACTTGATAATTAGT AATAGAGGCAATGTGTGCTTAGGTATCCTTGATGGTAGCGAAGTACACGACGGAGCAACATTTATACTCGGAG ACATATCATTGCGTGGAAAATTGGTTGTATACGACAACGAGAACCAGAAAATCGGATGGGCACCATCAGACTGTGCCACGCCCAGAAGATACGAGAGCCTGCCGTCCGTGGAGGGATAG